CCGGCGCTGAACGGCTCATCGCCCGACCAGACCACCAGGCCCTGGTATTCCTTCTCGGCCAACTCGATGGCCATCATCAGGCCCTCGCAGACCTCGGGGCTGATGGCGTGCATCTTGGTCTTGATGCTGGCGATCAACACACCATCGTCTTGTGTCCAGACCCGGATCGAATCGTTTTCTTCGATGGTCGTGCCGTCCGTCTGGAACTTGGCACCCACTTCACCCAGCAGCAGCTCGGGAAAGTGCTGCCGCTGGTACACCGGCAGATTGCGGCGTGGCTCAAATGTTCCGGCGGAAGGATTCCACGAGCCCTCGGCGGTGTGCACGCCTCCGGCCTCGGCCACCGGGCCTTTGAACACCCACTCGGGCAGCGGCGCCTTGCTCAGCGCCTTGCCAGCGTCAATGTCTTCCTGAACCATCTTGGCCACGTCCAGCCATCCGGCTTCCTGCCAGAGTTCAAACGGGCCCTGCTTCATGCCAAAGCCCCAGCGCATGGCCTGGTCGACATCGCGTGCGGTGTCGGCAATGGTGGCCAGGTGCACCGCGGCGTAATGAAAGCCATTGCGCAGAATCGCCCACAGGAACTGGCCCTGAGGCCCTTCGCTGTCACGCAGCAGGCGCAGGCGCTCAGCCGCAGGGCGCTTCAACATGCGGCCGTACACCTCATCGGCTTTGGCGCCGGCGGGCACATACTCGCCGCTGTCCAGTTCAAAGCGCGAAATCTCGCGACCCACCTTTTTGAAGAAACCGCCTTTGGTCTTCTGACCCAGCTTGCCCGCTTCAAGCAAGGCCTTGAGCACAGGCGGCGTGCCAAAGCTTTCGTAGAACGGATCGGTGTCCAGCGACAGGTTGTCCTGCAGCGTCTTGATCACATGGGCCATGGTGTCCAGGCCCACCACGTCGGCGGTGCGGAAGGTGCCGCTGCTGGCGCGGCCCAGGCGCTTGCCCGTGAGGTCGTCCACCACGTCGTAGGTGAGGCCGAAATTGTCCACCTCTTTCATCGTCGCCAGCATGCCGGCGATGCCGATGCGGTTGGCGACGAAGTTCGGCGTGTCTTTGGCGCGCACCACACCCTTGCCCAGGCCGCTGGTCACAAAGGCTTCCAGGTCGTCCAGGATTTTGGGTTCGGTGGTGGGCGTGTTGATCAGCTCCACCAGCGTCATGTAGCGCGGCGGGTTGAAGAAGTGGATGCCGCAGAAACGCGGCTTGATCGCCTCGGGCAGGCCCTCGCTCAACCGGGTGATCGACAAGCCGGAGGTGTTGGACGCCACGATGGTGTGCTCGGCCACAAAGGGCGCGATCTTTTTGTACAGATCATGCTTCCAGTCCATGCGCTCGGCGATGGCCTCGATGATGAGGTCACAACCGCGCAGCAATTCCAGGTGCTCTTCGTAGTTGGCCTGGCCGATCAGCGCCGCGTCAGAGGCCACCCCCAGCGGCGAAGGCTTGAGCTTCTTCAAACCGTCCACGGCGCGGGAGACGATGCCGTTCTTCGGACCTTCCTTGGCCGGCAGGTCAAACAGCACCACCGGCACCTTGAGGTTGACGAGGTGGGCAGCAATCTGCGCACCCATCACGCCCGCGCCGAGCACGGCAACTTTGTTCACTTGAAATCGTTTCATTGCATTCTTTCCATCATGTGTATTCCAGGTCAAAGGCGCGGGATGCATTCACCCCGGGGCGCAGCGGATCCGGCTCAGCCGGTCCGCCTTCGCCGCCCCCTTGAGGGGGTCGCTCAAAGCGCGGCGGGGGTGTTCATTCAATGCGTTGCCAGATTTGCGTGCGGTAGAAGGGACCGATGTAGCCGCGGATCTGCAACTTCTTGCCGTCCTCGATCGGCGTCATCTTCAGCGCATAGGTCTTGCCGTTTTCGGGGTCGAGGATGTTGCCGCCCTCCCACACCGCTTCCGACGCCGCCTTCTTCGCGCCACGGATGATTTCCATGCCAAGCTTGGGCTTGTCCTTTCGCTCATCGGTGCACGCGGTGCACAGCGGCTCCTTGCTCTCGATCAAGGCTTTTTCAACCTTGCCGGTCAATACACCCGAGCCATTGGCCACGATGCGGATTTCAGCCTTGGGCTTGTTGGTGTCGTCATCAATCGAGCGCCACAGGCCCTCAGGCGTTGCCTGGGCAAACGCGGACACACCCGCCGCAGCCAACAAGAGGGATAGAGCAGATTCTTTGATCATGTTTGTCTCCGAAGCACGCGATGTCTTAAAAATCGAGAACACCGCGGAACCGGCTGTGCCGGGCCGCTGGTGTCGCCCCCGGGAGGGGTTGGCGCGAAGCGCGACAGGAGCAAGCTCAGGCCAGCGCCGCGTCGGTGTCCATCAAGACAGCAGAGCCAGCGCGCGCGGTGCGCATCAGCGTAGCGGTCTCGGGGAACAGCTTGGCAAAGTAGAAACGCGCCGTCTGCAGCTTGGCCACATAGAACGGGTCGGTGTTGCCGGCGGCGATTTCGCGCAAAGCGACCTGTGCCATACGGGCCCAGAAGTAGCCGAACACCAGATGGCCCGCAACACGCAGGTAGTCCACCGCGGCGGCGCCCACTTCATCCGGGTTCTGCAGACCCTTGAAACCGATCTCCATCGTGAACTTGGTGATCTGCTCACCCAGCACGGCAATCGGGTTGATGAACTCGGCCATCTTTTCGTTCACGCCTTCCTCCATCACCAGCGCACCCACCAGCTTGCCGAACTTCTTGAGCGCAGCGCCGTTGTCGCCCAGCACTTTGCGGCCCAGCAGGTCCAGCGACTGGATGGTGTTGGTGCCTTCGTAGATCATGTTGATGCGGGCATCGCGCACATGCTGCTCCATGCCCCACTCCTTGATATAGCCGTGGCCACCAAAGACCTGCTGGCACATGGTGGTCGCCTGGTAACCGTTGTCGGTCAGGAAGGCTTTAACGATGGGCGTCAGCAGGGACAGCATCTCGTCGCTGTCCTTGCGCACTTTCTCATCCGGGTGGTTGTGCACCTTCTCCAGCAACACCGAGCTGTAGATGGCCAGAGCCCTGCCGCCTTCGGCATACGCCTTGGCGGTGAGCAACATCTTGCGCACATCGGGGTGCACGATGATGGGATCGGCCGCCTTGTCTTTGGCTTTCACGCCGCTCAGCGAGCGCATCTGAATGCGGTCTTTGGCATAGGCCAGCGCATTCTGGTAGGCCACTTCGGTCAGACCCAGCGACTGGTTGCCCACGCCCAGGCGGGCGGCGTTCATCATCACGAACATGCCCTGCATGCCCTTGTTGGGCTTGCCGACCATGGTGCCGATGGCGCCGTCGATCACGATCTGGGCCGTGGCGTTGGCCTTGATGCCCATCTTGTGTTCCAGGCCACCACAATGGATGGAGTTGCGCTCGCCCAGCGAACCGTCCTTGTTCACCAGGTACTTGGGTACCACGAACAGGCTCACACCCTTGATGCCGGCGGGGGCATCGGGCAGGCGGGCCAACACCAGGTGAACGATGTTTTCCGCCATGTCGTGTTCACCGGCGCTGATGAAGATCTTGTTACCGGTGATCTTGTAGGTGCCGTCGGGCTGTGGCTCTGCCTTGGTGCGCATCAGGCCGAGATCGGTACCGCAATGGGGTTCGGTCAGGCACATGGTGCCGGTCCATTCACCACTGGTCATCTTCGCCAGGTAGGTGGCTTTTTGCTCATCGGTACCGTGGGAGTGCAGCGAAGCGTAGGCGCCGTGCGTAAGGCCGGGGTACATGGTCCAGGCCTGGTTGGCCGAGTTCATCATCTCGTAGACACACTGGTTCACCACCAGTGGCAAGCCCTGACCACCAAACGCGGGGTCGCACGACAACGCAGCCCAACCGCCTTCAACATAGGTTTTGTAAGCTTCTTTGAAACCCTTGGGCGTGGTGACTTCGTGGGTCTTGATATCGAGTGTGCAGCCCTCGGCATCGCCGCTGATGTTGAGCGGGAAAATCACCTGCGTGGCGAACTTGCCTGCCTCCTCCAACACCGCATTGACCGTGTCGGCATCAATGTCCGCGTGCTGTGGCATGGCCTTGAGATCTTCGGTGACGTTGAACAGCTCGTGCATGACAAACTGCATGTCGCGCAGTGGCGGGTTGTAGATAGGCATGGTGTGTCTCCTGATGAACAATTGAAATGAAAAATGCGAAAAACCTGGATCAGGCGGGGGCTTTGGCCAACGTCCGTTTGGGATCCGTGCTGGCGGTGGAATCGGCCAGACACCGCTCAACGATGCCGTCGAACGCCGTTTGCGCGCGGCTCACCGAATCGGGCTGGCGCAGAAACCGCACCTCGTAATGCAACGCCAGAATCAAGGCGTGAATCTCAAACGCCACCTGACTGGCATCGAGGTTGGAACGCAGGTGGCCAGCGTCCATGGCCAGCTGAATGGCCCGGCGCATGGCAGCAAGCCAGGTGCTCACCGAGCTGGCCAGCGCATCGCGAACCGGGCCAGGCCGGTCATCGAACTCAACCGCGCCACTGATGTAGATGCAACCCGAATCCAGCTCCACCGAAGTGCGTTTCATCCAGTTGGCAAACAGGGCACGCAGGCGCGGCAGGCCTCTGGGCTGCGTCATTGCAGGGGCAAACACCTCATCCTCAAAACGGGTGTGGTATTCGCGTACCACCGAAATCTGCAGCTCCTCTCGCGAACCAAAATGCGCGAATACCCCCGATTTGCTCATTTGCATGACTTCCGCCAAGGCACCGATGGACAAGCCTTCGATGCCAATTTGCGTCGCAAGGCCCAAGGCGGCGTCCACGATCGCCGCCTTGGTCTGACGGCCTTTTTGCAAAGGCTTCAGATCAGCAGTTTCTCGCGGATGGCGCAGGGTGGAGGGCGTTTTGCTCATGCGGACTGGCGTGGATGGGGAAAAAAGCAAGGAATCGAGCGGGCTCAATAAAAAGAACGACCGTGCTATTTTTACACCAAATCTCGCCAACGTCCAAACATTTGATGGGTTTTCGGCAGAAAAAAGTGGGCGTCTTGTCCAGATGAGGCCGGCAAAGGACACACAGGTCCCCACCTAAGACAACCCTGCGATCGGCCTCAAGCCCACCTGGGAAAGGCCAAGGTCTGCGGCCTGACCCCGTTTTCAATGGGGCAGCAAAACCGCCAAACTGTGTTCCAGGCTCTCACTGGGCAGGCGCTTGAAGCCGCTGCGCGCGAAGCGCTGGAGCCGCCCCACGCAAAAAGCGCACACCACCGATGCGGAGGCCTGAGCGTCAACCGTGGGGGCAACCGAGCCCGCCTGGGCCGCTGCTTCGCGAAGGTCCTGGCGCAAAGACGCTTCGATTTTGTCAAAGAACAGGTTCATGCGCTGCTGCAGGCGGTCGTTCTCAAACACCAAAGCGTCGCCCACCATGACGCGAGCCATGCCCGGATTGCGTTCGCCAAATTGCAGCAAGAGGGTGACCAGCTTGCGGCAGCGTGCCACCGCGTCGGGCTCGCGCTCGCTCAACTGATTGACCAGGCTGAACACCGATTGCTCGATGAATTCGATCAGCCCTTCAAACATTTGCGCCTTGCTCGCGAAGTGCCGGTACAGCGCCGCTTCACTCACTCCCAGGCGGGCAGCCAGTGCGGCTGTCGTGACGCGCTCTGCGCCGGGCTGCTCCAGCATGGATGCCAGAGCCTCAAGGATCTGCACCCGCCGCTCACCGGGTTTCGGGCGTTTGCGGGCACCCACATCCAACGGCTTGCCCTGGGCGTCACCCGCATCTTCCACAACAGGGTCGGCGGCGTGCAATGAATCGTCGTTGGCGGTCATGGCGGTGATCGTTGTGTTGTTGTGAATCGCGGGCGAAGGTCTGCAGGGCCAGCCTGCTGCTTGTCTGCCTCCGGAGAATTCTCGCACAGCGCTGGCCGCGCCCTGACCGGACGCTCCCCGCGCCCGTGCTCAACTCAATGCGAACGAATCATGGTGCCAAAAGGCTGATTGCCCAAGACCTCCAGCAGCAAGGCGTGGGGCACCCGACCATCCAGAATATGCACCGCCGTCACACCGCTTTTTGCGGCATCCAAAGCACCGGAAATTTTAGGGATCATGCCGCCGGAAATCGTGCCGTCTTCGATCAAGGCGTCGATGGCGCGCGGCGTGAGCTCGGTGAGCAGTTCGCCATTTTTGTCGAGCACGCCACGGATGTTGGTCAACATCAGCAACTTCTCTGCCTGCAGCACCGTGGCCAGCTTGGCCGCCACCACATCGGCGTTGATGTTGTAGCTCTCGTTGTTCTCGCCAAAGCCGATCGGGCTGACCACCGGAATGAAGGCATCGTCCTGCAGCGCCCTGACCGCACTGGGGTCGATACTGACCACATCACCCACCTGACCCACGTCGTGCTCTTTCGAGGGGTCCTTCTGATCGGTCAGCCGCAGCTTGCACGCACGGATCATGGCGCCGTCGCGCCCGGTCAAGCCCACAGCCTTGCCACCGGCCGCGTTGATCATGCCCACGATGTCCTGCTGCACCTGGCCGCCCAGCACCCACTCGACCACCTCCATGGTTTCGGCGTCGGTCACCCGCATACCCTGGATGAATTCACCCTTCTTGCCCAGGCGCTGGAGCAGCATTTCAATCTGAGGGCCGCCGCCATGCACCACCACAGGGTTGATGCCCACCAGCTTGAGCAACACCACGTCTTCAGCAAAATCCTGTTGCAAGGCGGGATCGGTCATGGCGTTGCCGCCGTACTTGATCACCATGGTCTTGCCGTGGTACTTGCGGATGTAGGGCAAAGCCTGCGCCAGGATCTCAGCCTTCTCGCGCGGCTGGATGTGGGCGAGCTCGTCAGGGTTGGGATGCGGGATGGTCATGGGTGTGGGTCCAAAAACAGGTCGTTCGATCTGAGAGAAATTGTAGGCTCCGCAGAACCCTACCCCAAACCCCCGTTCTACCGCCACTTCGACCCGGGGGCACACCGATCCAGCAGAGCGAAACCGAGATGCCACCATCCTGCGCAGAAAACAAAAAAGCGACCCACTTGCGAGGGTCGCTTTTTAAAGCGCTTTGCAGCGCGTGCCATATGGAGCGGGATAAGAGACTCGAACTCTCGACCTATACCTTGGCAAGGTATCGCTCTACCAACTGAG
This region of Hydrogenophaga crassostreae genomic DNA includes:
- a CDS encoding DUF2147 domain-containing protein; translation: MIKESALSLLLAAAGVSAFAQATPEGLWRSIDDDTNKPKAEIRIVANGSGVLTGKVEKALIESKEPLCTACTDERKDKPKLGMEIIRGAKKAASEAVWEGGNILDPENGKTYALKMTPIEDGKKLQIRGYIGPFYRTQIWQRIE
- the slmA gene encoding nucleoid occlusion factor SlmA, encoding MTANDDSLHAADPVVEDAGDAQGKPLDVGARKRPKPGERRVQILEALASMLEQPGAERVTTAALAARLGVSEAALYRHFASKAQMFEGLIEFIEQSVFSLVNQLSEREPDAVARCRKLVTLLLQFGERNPGMARVMVGDALVFENDRLQQRMNLFFDKIEASLRQDLREAAAQAGSVAPTVDAQASASVVCAFCVGRLQRFARSGFKRLPSESLEHSLAVLLPH
- a CDS encoding TetR/AcrR family transcriptional regulator, with product MSKTPSTLRHPRETADLKPLQKGRQTKAAIVDAALGLATQIGIEGLSIGALAEVMQMSKSGVFAHFGSREELQISVVREYHTRFEDEVFAPAMTQPRGLPRLRALFANWMKRTSVELDSGCIYISGAVEFDDRPGPVRDALASSVSTWLAAMRRAIQLAMDAGHLRSNLDASQVAFEIHALILALHYEVRFLRQPDSVSRAQTAFDGIVERCLADSTASTDPKRTLAKAPA
- the argB gene encoding acetylglutamate kinase, which produces MTIPHPNPDELAHIQPREKAEILAQALPYIRKYHGKTMVIKYGGNAMTDPALQQDFAEDVVLLKLVGINPVVVHGGGPQIEMLLQRLGKKGEFIQGMRVTDAETMEVVEWVLGGQVQQDIVGMINAAGGKAVGLTGRDGAMIRACKLRLTDQKDPSKEHDVGQVGDVVSIDPSAVRALQDDAFIPVVSPIGFGENNESYNINADVVAAKLATVLQAEKLLMLTNIRGVLDKNGELLTELTPRAIDALIEDGTISGGMIPKISGALDAAKSGVTAVHILDGRVPHALLLEVLGNQPFGTMIRSH
- a CDS encoding 3-hydroxyacyl-CoA dehydrogenase/enoyl-CoA hydratase family protein; this translates as MKRFQVNKVAVLGAGVMGAQIAAHLVNLKVPVVLFDLPAKEGPKNGIVSRAVDGLKKLKPSPLGVASDAALIGQANYEEHLELLRGCDLIIEAIAERMDWKHDLYKKIAPFVAEHTIVASNTSGLSITRLSEGLPEAIKPRFCGIHFFNPPRYMTLVELINTPTTEPKILDDLEAFVTSGLGKGVVRAKDTPNFVANRIGIAGMLATMKEVDNFGLTYDVVDDLTGKRLGRASSGTFRTADVVGLDTMAHVIKTLQDNLSLDTDPFYESFGTPPVLKALLEAGKLGQKTKGGFFKKVGREISRFELDSGEYVPAGAKADEVYGRMLKRPAAERLRLLRDSEGPQGQFLWAILRNGFHYAAVHLATIADTARDVDQAMRWGFGMKQGPFELWQEAGWLDVAKMVQEDIDAGKALSKAPLPEWVFKGPVAEAGGVHTAEGSWNPSAGTFEPRRNLPVYQRQHFPELLLGEVGAKFQTDGTTIEENDSIRVWTQDDGVLIASIKTKMHAISPEVCEGLMMAIELAEKEYQGLVVWSGDEPFSAGADLQAMLPAFMAVGVAAIEDAEGFMQQTMLRLRYASVPVVSAVRGLALGGGCELAVYSARRVVHMESYIGLVEVGVGLVPGAGGLTYIARRAAENAETSTGKDLLPFLTEGFTAAAMAKVGTSAIESRQLGYVLHSDVIVPHKDELLFVAINEAKALFAGGYRAPHKRLFPVAGRDGKATVLGSLVNMRDGGFISRHDFHIASLIANVVTGGDVDPGTLVTEEYLMTLERQAFCALIVHPKTQERILGMLNTGRPVRN
- a CDS encoding acyl-CoA dehydrogenase C-terminal domain-containing protein — protein: MPIYNPPLRDMQFVMHELFNVTEDLKAMPQHADIDADTVNAVLEEAGKFATQVIFPLNISGDAEGCTLDIKTHEVTTPKGFKEAYKTYVEGGWAALSCDPAFGGQGLPLVVNQCVYEMMNSANQAWTMYPGLTHGAYASLHSHGTDEQKATYLAKMTSGEWTGTMCLTEPHCGTDLGLMRTKAEPQPDGTYKITGNKIFISAGEHDMAENIVHLVLARLPDAPAGIKGVSLFVVPKYLVNKDGSLGERNSIHCGGLEHKMGIKANATAQIVIDGAIGTMVGKPNKGMQGMFVMMNAARLGVGNQSLGLTEVAYQNALAYAKDRIQMRSLSGVKAKDKAADPIIVHPDVRKMLLTAKAYAEGGRALAIYSSVLLEKVHNHPDEKVRKDSDEMLSLLTPIVKAFLTDNGYQATTMCQQVFGGHGYIKEWGMEQHVRDARINMIYEGTNTIQSLDLLGRKVLGDNGAALKKFGKLVGALVMEEGVNEKMAEFINPIAVLGEQITKFTMEIGFKGLQNPDEVGAAAVDYLRVAGHLVFGYFWARMAQVALREIAAGNTDPFYVAKLQTARFYFAKLFPETATLMRTARAGSAVLMDTDAALA